The following are encoded together in the Methanothermobacter tenebrarum genome:
- a CDS encoding protein translocase subunit SecF gives MKRKLLESYKLLIIIPLIITLLSLGILVTHGLEESVDLKGGSITELTLEKKMDQTELKAFIQEKLKIKDVNVISIKGNDATVQMGSDIQVDEFARALEGTAKIKSYRSVGPILGKEAMNQIYWAVGFAFLFMSITVLIVFRNLVPSLAVILAAACDIIIALGGMSLFKVPLSLASIGAILMLIGYSVDTDILLTTRVLKQRKGKITERAIGAIKTGLTMSASAIASMSALYLVTVFLIPEAEVLSNIAAVLIIGLSADILTTWLMNLGILRWYLEAKS, from the coding sequence TTGAAAAGAAAACTTCTAGAATCCTACAAACTACTTATAATCATACCACTAATCATAACATTATTGTCCCTTGGCATACTCGTAACACACGGACTAGAAGAAAGCGTAGACCTAAAAGGAGGATCCATCACAGAATTAACACTAGAAAAAAAGATGGATCAAACAGAACTCAAAGCCTTCATCCAAGAAAAATTAAAAATCAAAGACGTTAATGTCATTTCAATCAAGGGAAATGATGCAACAGTACAAATGGGCAGCGACATCCAAGTTGATGAATTTGCAAGGGCCCTAGAAGGCACGGCGAAGATTAAAAGTTACAGGTCAGTAGGTCCAATACTAGGCAAAGAAGCCATGAACCAAATTTATTGGGCCGTGGGGTTCGCTTTCCTTTTCATGTCCATAACAGTACTCATAGTCTTCAGAAACTTGGTACCATCCCTTGCGGTTATACTAGCAGCAGCTTGCGATATCATAATAGCACTCGGTGGCATGTCACTCTTTAAGGTCCCATTGTCACTCGCATCCATCGGCGCGATCCTCATGCTAATAGGCTACAGCGTAGACACTGACATACTACTCACGACAAGAGTCCTTAAACAAAGAAAAGGTAAAATAACCGAGAGGGCGATAGGAGCCATTAAAACCGGGCTAACAATGTCAGCATCAGCAATAGCATCCATGAGCGCACTCTACCTAGTAACAGTATTCCTCATACCAGAAGCCGAAGTTTTAAGTAATATAGCTGCGGTCCTTATCATAGGATTATCAGCCGACATCTTAACAACATGGCTCATGAACCTTGGTATACTAAGATGGTACTTGGAGGCAAAATCATGA
- a CDS encoding flavodoxin: MKKVLIIYYSKTKKTETVAKTLANELSAETIEIKDLKDRYGLLSNIGSIIDAIRENKTRIEPETIDLSGYDLLYIGSPTWAGKPAPAIITLIDNLNLKGKDVILFATMARQGGSNVIDRMAEKIKARGGRIINSFTIKTGGKQFQDIKEDALKVIAEKDLKIYSIG, translated from the coding sequence ATGAAAAAGGTACTAATAATCTACTATTCAAAAACAAAAAAGACAGAAACTGTAGCTAAAACCCTCGCCAATGAACTATCAGCCGAAACCATAGAAATAAAAGATTTAAAGGACCGATACGGCCTCCTAAGTAATATAGGATCGATCATAGATGCTATAAGGGAGAACAAGACTAGGATAGAACCTGAAACTATCGACCTAAGCGGATACGACCTCCTATATATAGGGTCTCCCACATGGGCTGGTAAACCAGCGCCAGCTATAATAACACTAATAGACAACCTAAACTTAAAGGGCAAAGACGTCATACTATTCGCCACAATGGCCCGCCAAGGAGGAAGCAATGTAATAGATAGGATGGCAGAAAAGATAAAAGCGAGAGGAGGCCGCATAATAAACTCCTTCACGATAAAAACAGGTGGTAAACAATTTCAGGATATCAAAGAGGACGCATTAAAGGTCATAGCCGAAAAAGACCTTAAAATATACTCCATAGGATAA
- the argC gene encoding N-acetyl-gamma-glutamyl-phosphate reductase, with amino-acid sequence MIDVGIIGASGYTGGELLRFLSKHPKVEIVAATSRKYAGKPINRVHPHLQDLELEFSDVDIDNIDADLIFTATPHGASMKIVPMILEQDIKVVDLSGDYRFDDIETYEKWYGIKHEGPLDAVYGLPEIYRDKIKNAKLVANPGCFPTGAILACMPLVYEKLAETFIIDSKTGVSGAGIKPTSVTHYPNCSDNVIPYNVTDHRHTPEIRQELSREHPVNVSFTPHLVPVIRGILTTVHTFLKEDLTPKELESIYAGFYQGEPFIKIIEEGEMLRLSAVRGSNECHIGCFEIDDNRRAVIISTIDNLVKGASGQAIQNMNIMFGFDEKTSLDIPAVHP; translated from the coding sequence ATGATCGATGTAGGTATTATAGGAGCTAGTGGATATACTGGTGGCGAACTTTTAAGATTTCTAAGCAAACACCCCAAAGTGGAAATCGTGGCCGCCACATCTAGAAAATATGCTGGCAAACCCATAAATAGGGTGCACCCACACCTCCAAGACCTTGAACTTGAATTTTCAGATGTTGACATTGATAATATTGACGCGGATCTCATATTCACAGCAACACCACATGGAGCTTCTATGAAGATCGTTCCAATGATCCTAGAACAGGATATAAAAGTCGTTGACTTGAGCGGTGATTACAGATTCGATGATATAGAAACATATGAAAAATGGTATGGTATAAAACACGAAGGCCCCTTGGATGCAGTCTACGGACTCCCAGAAATTTACAGGGACAAGATAAAAAATGCCAAACTCGTAGCGAACCCAGGATGCTTCCCAACAGGGGCAATACTAGCCTGCATGCCACTAGTCTATGAAAAATTAGCCGAAACTTTCATAATAGATTCCAAGACTGGTGTAAGCGGCGCCGGGATAAAACCCACCAGCGTGACCCATTATCCAAATTGTAGCGATAACGTCATACCATATAACGTGACAGATCACAGGCATACACCAGAGATACGTCAAGAATTATCACGTGAACACCCAGTAAATGTAAGCTTCACACCACACCTTGTACCAGTCATCCGGGGAATACTAACAACAGTACACACGTTTCTAAAAGAAGATCTCACCCCCAAAGAACTTGAAAGCATATATGCTGGATTCTACCAAGGCGAACCATTCATAAAAATAATAGAAGAGGGTGAAATGCTACGTTTAAGCGCTGTCAGAGGCTCTAACGAGTGCCATATAGGCTGCTTTGAAATAGATGATAACAGGAGGGCCGTTATAATATCGACAATAGACAACCTAGTAAAAGGAGCTTCTGGCCAGGCAATCCAGAACATGAATATCATGTTCGGCTTTGATGAAAAAACATCCCTAGACATTCCCGCAGTACACCCCTAA
- a CDS encoding adenylyltransferase/cytidyltransferase family protein, with protein MKTVMATGTFDIIHPGHIFFLEEAKKLGGKNAKLVVVLARDSTVRAKKRIPIISEKQRLEVVKMLKPVDEAHLGSETDMFEIVHKIDPDIIAIGPDQDFNIKELEKELRKRGLKCEVKRIKKYKKAPLDSTCKIIKKIKNMKFDDKTFKNC; from the coding sequence ATGAAGACTGTGATGGCCACTGGCACCTTCGACATCATACACCCAGGACATATTTTCTTTCTAGAAGAGGCTAAAAAACTCGGTGGAAAGAATGCAAAGTTAGTTGTAGTCCTTGCAAGAGACTCCACCGTAAGGGCAAAGAAAAGAATCCCCATCATAAGCGAAAAACAGAGATTAGAAGTTGTTAAAATGTTAAAACCAGTTGATGAAGCCCACCTCGGGAGTGAAACAGACATGTTCGAGATAGTCCACAAAATAGACCCCGATATTATAGCCATAGGCCCAGACCAAGACTTTAATATTAAAGAACTTGAAAAGGAACTTAGAAAAAGGGGTCTTAAATGTGAAGTTAAAAGAATAAAAAAGTATAAAAAAGCCCCACTAGACAGCACCTGCAAAATAATCAAAAAAATAAAAAACATGAAATTCGATGATAAAACATTCAAAAACTGTTAA
- the hisA gene encoding 1-(5-phosphoribosyl)-5-[(5-phosphoribosylamino)methylideneamino]imidazole-4-carboxamide isomerase produces MLIIPAVDIKDGKCVQLVQGMPGTEQVIIDDPIGAAMKWEEMGASTLHLIDLDGALGTGTNFHIIKEIIRSLSIPVQLGGGIRTREYAQKLLDIGVERIIIGTMAIKNPEIVQKLSREYGSDHIMVAVDSKDSKVLIKGWTKKTTMEAPSLARLFEKKGAGSILFTNVNVEGLLKGVDIKPLKDLIMAVKIPIVYSGGVTSIKDIKILKKTGVRGVVIGSALYKGKIDFKEALKYEDP; encoded by the coding sequence ATGTTAATAATACCAGCAGTTGATATAAAAGATGGTAAATGCGTCCAATTAGTACAGGGCATGCCAGGCACTGAACAAGTCATAATAGATGACCCCATAGGGGCGGCCATGAAATGGGAGGAGATGGGGGCAAGCACACTACACCTAATCGACCTTGACGGCGCCCTTGGAACAGGCACCAACTTCCATATCATAAAAGAGATTATTAGATCCCTTTCCATCCCCGTACAATTAGGTGGTGGTATAAGGACGCGAGAATACGCCCAGAAACTTCTTGACATTGGAGTTGAAAGGATAATCATAGGTACTATGGCAATCAAAAACCCTGAGATCGTGCAAAAACTTTCAAGAGAATATGGATCAGATCACATAATGGTAGCAGTCGATAGCAAAGATTCCAAGGTCCTCATAAAAGGTTGGACCAAGAAAACAACAATGGAAGCACCCTCACTAGCTAGATTATTCGAAAAAAAAGGTGCAGGGAGCATACTATTCACGAATGTGAATGTGGAAGGACTACTAAAGGGTGTGGACATCAAACCCCTCAAAGATCTTATCATGGCAGTTAAAATACCAATAGTATACTCTGGTGGTGTAACATCCATCAAAGACATTAAAATATTGAAAAAAACAGGTGTAAGAGGTGTTGTGATCGGATCAGCCCTATACAAGGGTAAAATAGACTTCAAAGAAGCCCTAAAATATGAGGACCCCTAG